TATTCACAGTTTATTATCTTTTATTGGGCTAACTGCGGCACGATTCATTTTTAAATCGGTCTATCATAGGTTAATCAATTCAACTGCTAAGATTACAAAGAGTGTTTTAATTTATGGTATTGGCGATGCTGGTATTATGACGTATAACGTTTTAACGAATAGTCCTAAAAATGCAGCAAAAGTTGTAGGGTATGTAGATCACCTTGATAAAAAGACAGGTAAAAATATTAATGGAACCCATGTTCATGGTAAATCTGAACTTAGTAAGGAATTTGTAAAACTTAGAGGAATACAAGAAATTATATTTACAGCATTAGATATTCCTCAAAAACAATTAAGAGAAGAAGTTAAGCGCTTGGTTGATTTAGATGTGGAGGTTAAAATTGTTCCACCAATAGAGACTTGGATAAATGGCGAGTTAAAAGCATCCCAGATAAAAAATGTTCAAATAGAAGATTTATTGGACCGCCCACCTATTAAAATTAAAAATTTAAAAACAGCTAAGGAGTTAGAAAGTCAAACTGTTTTAGTTACAGGGGGAGCAGGCTCTATAGGTAGTGAGCTGGTTCGGCAAATTTGTTTATATGATTATAAGACTTTAATAATTGTTGATCAAGCTGAATCTGCACTTTATGATTTACAACAAGAATTAATTAGAAAAGGCTATCATAATTTTGTTTGTATAGTTGGTGATGTTCGGGATAGAAATAGAATGAACCAAATATTCAATGAATTTAAGCCGACATTTATTTTTCATGCTGCAGCTTACAAACATGTTCCATTAATGGAATATAACTCTTATGAAGCTATAAAAGTGAATATAGCGGGTACTAAGGTAATTGCTGATTTGGCTATTCAATATAGTGCAAATAAATTTATTTTGGTTTCGACCGATAAAGCAGTGAACCCTACAAATGTTATGGGGGCTTCTAAACGAATAGCAGAAAAGTATGTAGGTTGTATGCAAAAATTAGGCAAGACCAAATTCATTATTACAAGATTTGGAAATGTTCTTGGATCAAATGGCTCTGTTATTCCATTATTTAAAAAACAATTAGAAAGTGGTGGACCTTTAACGGTTACCCATAAAGATATTACTAGATATTTTATGACAATTCCCGAAGCTTCACAACTTGTTTTAGAAGCAGGATCTATGGGTAAAGGAGGTGAAATATTTATCTTTGATATGGGAGATTCTGTCAAGATTTTTGATCTTGCCAAGAATATGATAAAACTGTCTGGTTTATCATATCCAGAGGATATCGATATTAAAATAACAGGATTGAGACCAGGTGAAAAGTTATATGAAGAGCTTTTAGCTAATGACGAGGATACACTACCTACGTATAACAAGAAAATTATGATAAGCAAGGTAAGGGACGAGGACTTTACTTATGTTCGGTCAAAAATCGATGAACTTTGTATTACTAATATTTTATTTAATGGCGATACTGTAAAATTGATGAAAGAAATAGTTCCAGAATATATTTCTAAGAATTCTAAATTTTCAGAGTTGGATAAAGTTGAAACCGAAAATCCTAAAATAATAAAAATGGAAACGGGTTTAAAAAGAGAATTTTCTAATTAATTATAATAACATGATAAAGTTTAACCGTTTTTTATTTGTAAGTCTTAGTGTTTTAATTTTTACTTCTTGTGCATCTAGAAAAGACGTGGTGTTTTTTCAAGATATGGCAGATTTTGAAACATTAGTTAACGATAATACAGATTCTTATAGATTTAAAGTCGATGATGTCGTAAGTATTCATATCTCAACACTAGATCCAGAAGCAAGCTTGCCATTTAATTTATTTAAGGGGTCGGAAGTGGCGGGATCAAGACCGGAACAAGTTGATTATATAATTGATAAAGAAGGAAATATTGATTTTCCGGTATTAGGATCTGTGAAAATAGACGGATTAAGCCCAACTGATGTAAAAGTACTTTTAAAAGAAAAACTTTCAGATTACCTAAAAAATCCAATTGTTAACATACGATTAAAGAATTTTACGGTTACAGTTTTAGGTGCGGTTAATAATCCTGGAACATATCCTGTAAATGGAGAACAAATTTCAATACTAGAAGCGCTTGGATTGGCCGGTGATTTAAATATAAAAGGTAGACGAGATAATGTTCTTGTGCTAAGGGAGTTCAATGGTACAAAAGTTTCTAATCATATAGATCTAACATCAAAAAAAGCATTGGATTCACCAGTATACTACCTTACTCAGAACGATGTAATTTATGTAGAACCTAATAAATCTGGAATTACTTCTTCCAATTTAGATAATAGAACTTCAAATGCAATTTCAATTGCCTCAATCATTATTACATCTACAGTTTTAATATTGACTCAAAGAAATTAAAAAAATTATTTTACTATTATTTTATGGATACAATCTCCAAAGGTTTTCAACAAGAAAAGGATTTAAATGATATTGTAGCTCGTTATGCTAAGCGTTGGTACTGGTTTTTATTGGCAATCATTGTATTATTGGGCATTGCATTTATCTACAATAGATATGCTGTTCCTAAATACGATATTGGTGCTAAAATTCAAATCTTAGAAG
The genomic region above belongs to Maribacter hydrothermalis and contains:
- a CDS encoding polysaccharide biosynthesis protein — its product is MILNYIVRNSENYRPKWIVIIIDLIIFGIAFFLSYFIRFNLTLSFDTGQLLTQLPVVILASFLAIMIIGSYKGVIRHTGAKDVYNLFNVVCLANIFTILGVIINKFYGFVDEFTVPLSIVIIHSLLSFIGLTAARFIFKSVYHRLINSTAKITKSVLIYGIGDAGIMTYNVLTNSPKNAAKVVGYVDHLDKKTGKNINGTHVHGKSELSKEFVKLRGIQEIIFTALDIPQKQLREEVKRLVDLDVEVKIVPPIETWINGELKASQIKNVQIEDLLDRPPIKIKNLKTAKELESQTVLVTGGAGSIGSELVRQICLYDYKTLIIVDQAESALYDLQQELIRKGYHNFVCIVGDVRDRNRMNQIFNEFKPTFIFHAAAYKHVPLMEYNSYEAIKVNIAGTKVIADLAIQYSANKFILVSTDKAVNPTNVMGASKRIAEKYVGCMQKLGKTKFIITRFGNVLGSNGSVIPLFKKQLESGGPLTVTHKDITRYFMTIPEASQLVLEAGSMGKGGEIFIFDMGDSVKIFDLAKNMIKLSGLSYPEDIDIKITGLRPGEKLYEELLANDEDTLPTYNKKIMISKVRDEDFTYVRSKIDELCITNILFNGDTVKLMKEIVPEYISKNSKFSELDKVETENPKIIKMETGLKREFSN
- a CDS encoding polysaccharide biosynthesis/export family protein — encoded protein: MIKFNRFLFVSLSVLIFTSCASRKDVVFFQDMADFETLVNDNTDSYRFKVDDVVSIHISTLDPEASLPFNLFKGSEVAGSRPEQVDYIIDKEGNIDFPVLGSVKIDGLSPTDVKVLLKEKLSDYLKNPIVNIRLKNFTVTVLGAVNNPGTYPVNGEQISILEALGLAGDLNIKGRRDNVLVLREFNGTKVSNHIDLTSKKALDSPVYYLTQNDVIYVEPNKSGITSSNLDNRTSNAISIASIIITSTVLILTQRN